The Actinomycetota bacterium genome includes the window TGCACGTCGGACGAGCAGCCGGGGGAGCGCGCATGGTGCAGGACGCCACCCATCAGATCGGCGAGGTCGCCGATCGGGTCGGGTTGTCGTTGCGCACGGTGCGCTACTACGAGGAGGTCGGGTTGATCGAACCGTCGGACCGCACGGCCGGCGGGTTCCGGCTCTACACCGACGATGACATCTCCCGACTGGAGCTGATCA containing:
- a CDS encoding MerR family DNA-binding transcriptional regulator — protein: MVQDATHQIGEVADRVGLSLRTVRYYEEVGLIEPSDRTAGGFRLYTDDDISRLELI